In Vagococcus luciliae, one genomic interval encodes:
- a CDS encoding FtsX-like permease family protein: MILFLVIFILGNLMAGAIAIQQATKGVETNIKTQLGANATVSFNQDKLQDLDDSSSQTLDMKEPTAKVYQEIGALKQVKFYDYSIIDMMQTKKIKNVEPSDGSYSRSYNGLYYFDIKGASRPELIDEQSKKVSLVDGRNFTEDDIKKGSAVAIISSKVAKENNLHVGDKAVFDRTIEHYNQGGSDDSNDVETKSKDYPVEIIGLFDVKEVEAKKSTGNSQKDSEKQMNQTVDLYDKLNAIYLPNNYIEKTQAEMLEFTYDNFPDNFLDENEKVMDKETVLKEFSYKNIVATYVLNKPEEIEDFRLLGDQILKDNGLNYYKIEASADQFDSIAGPIKGMAKISKIVLIVSILASIFIITLVTILFLRDRKHELGIYLSLGEKRQKIVGQIVVEVVLVALVAMTLSVFSGNLLAKGFSDSLMSTQQNNSIDNNMMMYGNPVVDVGITEDDVMSSYEIALTPSYIALFYLIGLIVVLLSTIVPLVYIMRLNPKKIMM; encoded by the coding sequence TTGATATTATTTTTGGTTATATTTATTTTAGGTAATTTAATGGCAGGGGCTATTGCGATTCAGCAGGCAACAAAGGGTGTTGAAACGAATATAAAAACACAATTAGGTGCAAATGCGACTGTATCATTTAATCAAGACAAGTTGCAAGATCTAGATGACTCATCTAGCCAAACATTAGATATGAAAGAACCAACAGCTAAAGTCTATCAAGAAATAGGGGCGTTAAAGCAAGTAAAGTTTTATGATTACTCCATTATAGATATGATGCAAACAAAGAAAATAAAAAATGTTGAACCATCTGATGGAAGTTATAGTCGTAGTTATAATGGCTTGTATTATTTTGATATTAAAGGAGCAAGTAGACCTGAGTTGATTGATGAACAATCAAAGAAAGTAAGTTTAGTTGATGGTAGAAATTTTACAGAAGATGACATAAAAAAAGGATCAGCTGTTGCTATTATATCAAGTAAAGTAGCTAAAGAGAATAATCTTCATGTTGGAGATAAAGCTGTTTTTGATCGCACAATTGAACATTATAATCAAGGTGGTTCTGATGATAGTAATGATGTTGAAACAAAATCTAAAGATTATCCTGTTGAAATAATTGGGTTATTTGATGTAAAAGAAGTAGAAGCAAAAAAATCAACTGGTAATTCACAAAAAGATAGTGAAAAGCAAATGAACCAAACAGTTGATTTATATGATAAATTAAACGCTATTTATTTACCAAATAATTACATTGAGAAAACGCAAGCTGAAATGCTAGAGTTTACATACGATAATTTTCCAGATAATTTTTTAGATGAAAATGAAAAAGTAATGGATAAAGAGACAGTATTAAAAGAATTTTCTTATAAAAATATTGTGGCAACTTATGTTCTTAATAAACCTGAGGAAATTGAAGATTTTCGATTGTTAGGAGATCAAATACTAAAAGACAATGGGTTGAATTATTATAAAATCGAAGCGAGTGCTGACCAATTTGATTCAATTGCTGGACCAATTAAAGGAATGGCGAAAATTTCTAAAATCGTTTTAATTGTTTCTATATTAGCCTCTATATTTATTATTACCTTAGTGACGATTCTTTTTTTAAGAGATAGAAAACATGAATTGGGCATTTACTTGTCATTGGGGGAAAAACGCCAAAAGATTGTTGGTCAAATTGTTGTTGAAGTGGTGTTAGTTGCTTTAGTTGCCATGACATTATCTGTTTTTTCTGGTAATCTATTAGCGAAAGGTTTTTCTGATTCATTGATGAGTACACAGCAAAATAATTCGATAGACAATAATATGATGATGTATGGCAATCCAGTCGTTGACGTAGGTATCACAGAAGATGACGTCATGAGTTCATATGAAATAGCATTAACGCCATCATATATTGCATTATTTTATTTAATTGGTTTGATTGTTGTATTATTATCAACGATTGTTCCTCTAGTCTATATCATGAGGCTGAATCCGAAAAAAATTATGATGTAA